A part of Melittangium boletus DSM 14713 genomic DNA contains:
- a CDS encoding hybrid sensor histidine kinase/response regulator, translated as MSGREKLLKQFRELVGVRLERINRRIVELEAGASPEAGRTVLRELHGLKGEARMMGFDTINTVVHEMEELVRSTERAEHALSAESIDALLRAADAVLVLSGAAGQEPAQSPPEVGKLVRGLQECTRAEVSGLGASPAAPPVAPPRSAAPSPRRESVEESGDDVTPAWGSASLNVTAPSLVSRLGPPVPPAIAPAAPSVRAPLVGRSMGVEPPRAPPPPPTPASVTVATSISRMPPAVPEPPARTSTATAAVRTGERTDGSVRIGVASLERLTSAVTNLTQVSRRRELATTRRLDLARELSLLARSAEDLGPAGAVLAERLGRAKELAAALHREEKLLANEELRDLGYVADEVQRLRMLPLSVLFEPYPRMVRDLARELGKEVELVVDGEDTRADRAVVEALRDPLLHLVRNALDHGLESRVDRVAAGKHPRGKLTLSAARDGNRLVLRVEDDGVGLEPSLLRRAAVRKGFLDEAAASALTDQAARELIFLSGFTSREVATDISGRGVGLDAVRSSLRALGGDVLVASHGNQGTRFELRVPVSLTVAPLLFVKVAEETLCLSAAHVSRAVRVEASQIREVAGRGVLEVDDQPMPFASLGALLGLSPEQEAGEGALVLVVRSQGSMAALAVDRVLEESIQAILPLKGLLAHFPHLTGATTLADGRLSMVLSAAHLIANARGLAGFRGSRASAVVPRPAPAPRRRILVVDDSPLTRELIGSLLEAVGYDVVMATDGIEALDLLASTRVDLVCTDLEMPRADGLELTRRLKAHPTHKVLPVVILTTRGGEEDRQRGLAAGADGYITKGDLVRQDLVDVVGRLLG; from the coding sequence CCGTCGTCCACGAGATGGAGGAACTGGTGCGCTCCACCGAGCGCGCCGAGCATGCGCTGTCCGCGGAGTCCATCGACGCGCTGCTGCGGGCCGCGGACGCGGTGTTGGTGCTGTCCGGCGCGGCGGGGCAGGAGCCCGCGCAGTCGCCTCCCGAGGTGGGCAAGCTGGTGCGAGGACTGCAGGAGTGCACCCGGGCCGAGGTGTCGGGCCTGGGGGCTTCCCCGGCCGCCCCGCCCGTGGCGCCGCCCCGCTCGGCAGCCCCGAGCCCCCGCCGCGAGTCCGTGGAGGAGTCCGGGGATGATGTCACGCCCGCCTGGGGCTCGGCGTCGCTCAACGTGACGGCGCCTTCGCTGGTCTCCCGGTTGGGGCCTCCGGTTCCTCCCGCCATCGCCCCGGCGGCGCCCTCGGTCCGCGCGCCCCTCGTGGGCCGCTCGATGGGGGTGGAGCCGCCGCGCGCGCCGCCGCCTCCGCCGACTCCGGCCTCCGTCACGGTCGCCACCTCCATTTCCCGGATGCCGCCCGCGGTGCCCGAGCCACCCGCGCGCACGTCCACCGCGACGGCCGCGGTCCGCACGGGGGAGCGCACGGATGGCTCGGTGCGCATTGGCGTGGCGAGCCTGGAGCGTCTCACCAGCGCGGTGACCAACCTCACCCAGGTGTCGCGCCGCCGCGAGCTGGCCACCACCCGGCGGTTGGATCTGGCGCGCGAGCTGAGCCTGCTCGCGCGCTCCGCGGAGGACCTGGGCCCCGCGGGCGCGGTGTTGGCCGAGCGGCTGGGCCGCGCGAAGGAGCTGGCCGCCGCCCTCCATCGCGAGGAGAAGTTGCTGGCCAACGAGGAGCTGCGCGACCTGGGCTACGTGGCCGACGAGGTGCAGCGCCTGCGCATGCTTCCCTTGTCCGTGCTCTTCGAGCCCTATCCGCGCATGGTGCGGGATCTGGCGCGCGAGCTGGGCAAGGAAGTGGAATTGGTGGTGGACGGCGAGGACACGCGCGCCGACCGGGCGGTGGTCGAGGCGTTGAGGGATCCCCTGCTGCACCTGGTGCGCAACGCGCTGGACCATGGCCTGGAGTCGCGCGTGGATCGGGTGGCCGCGGGCAAGCACCCGCGCGGCAAGCTGACCCTGAGCGCCGCGCGCGATGGCAACCGGCTGGTGCTGCGCGTGGAGGATGACGGGGTCGGCCTGGAGCCCTCGTTGCTGCGCCGCGCGGCGGTGCGCAAGGGCTTCCTGGACGAGGCCGCGGCGTCGGCGTTGACGGACCAGGCGGCGCGCGAGCTCATCTTCCTGTCCGGCTTCACCTCCCGCGAGGTGGCCACGGACATCTCCGGGCGCGGCGTGGGGCTGGACGCGGTGCGCAGCTCGCTCCGGGCCCTGGGCGGAGACGTGCTCGTGGCGTCCCACGGGAACCAGGGCACGCGCTTCGAGCTGCGGGTGCCGGTGTCCCTCACCGTGGCGCCGCTGCTCTTCGTGAAGGTGGCCGAGGAGACCCTGTGCCTGAGCGCCGCCCACGTCTCGCGGGCGGTGCGGGTGGAGGCCTCGCAGATCCGGGAGGTCGCCGGACGCGGCGTGCTCGAGGTGGATGATCAACCCATGCCCTTCGCCTCGCTGGGGGCCCTGCTCGGCCTGAGTCCGGAGCAGGAAGCGGGGGAGGGGGCGCTCGTGCTCGTGGTGCGCAGCCAGGGCTCCATGGCCGCGTTGGCGGTGGACCGGGTGCTCGAGGAGAGCATCCAGGCCATCCTGCCCCTCAAGGGGTTGCTCGCGCACTTTCCCCACCTCACGGGGGCCACCACGCTCGCGGACGGCCGACTGTCCATGGTGCTGTCGGCGGCGCACCTCATCGCCAATGCCCGGGGCCTCGCGGGTTTCCGTGGCAGCCGGGCGTCGGCCGTGGTCCCGCGTCCGGCCCCCGCCCCCCGCCGCCGCATCCTCGTGGTGGACGACTCGCCCCTGACGCGCGAGCTCATCGGCTCGTTGCTCGAGGCCGTGGGGTACGACGTCGTCATGGCCACCGATGGCATCGAGGCCCTGGATCTGCTCGCCAGCACCCGGGTGGACCTGGTGTGTACGGACCTGGAGATGCCCCGCGCGGACGGCCTGGAACTGACCCGCCGGCTCAAGGCCCACCCCACCCACAAGGTCCTCCCGGTGGTCATCCTCACCACACGGGGAGGCGAGGAGGACCGGCAACGGGGCCTGGCCGCTGGCGCGGATGGCTACATCACCAAGGGTGACCTGGTGCGTCAGGACTTGGTGGACGTGGTGGGCCGGCTCCTGGGTTGA
- the cheB gene encoding chemotaxis-specific protein-glutamate methyltransferase CheB, with the protein MGKKVSVLVVDDSHICRQLICEALSRDPDLEVVGTCDNGKEALEAARELRPQVITMDVEMPVMDGLTAVEHIMAEVPTPILMLTADPRQQAPELTCRALEIGALALQIKPSIDAGLEAWNLSREVKLLSSVRVIRHIHSKRRPPLPGSGTAPAPVGMPYGVLAVASSTGGPQVLFRMLSELPADFPTPIVIVQHINAAFSESLAGWLANSSKLKVRLAQDGEQLLPGNVLIAPPGQHMTIPFRGRVALKPGVERDGHMPSGTVLLESAAKAYGRRALGLILTGMGEDGADGLLAIKQGGGLTLAQNEESCVVFGMPGAAVGRKAVDHLIHGDDVASTLMRLVRGESLAVGR; encoded by the coding sequence ATGGGCAAGAAAGTGTCGGTGCTGGTCGTCGACGACTCGCATATCTGCCGACAGCTGATCTGCGAAGCACTGAGTCGGGATCCGGATCTGGAAGTCGTGGGCACTTGCGACAACGGCAAGGAAGCCCTCGAGGCCGCTCGGGAGCTTCGTCCTCAGGTCATCACCATGGACGTGGAGATGCCGGTGATGGACGGGCTCACGGCCGTCGAGCACATCATGGCCGAGGTGCCCACGCCCATCCTGATGCTCACGGCGGATCCGCGGCAGCAGGCTCCGGAGCTCACGTGCCGGGCGCTGGAGATCGGCGCGCTGGCGCTGCAGATCAAGCCATCCATCGACGCGGGCCTGGAGGCGTGGAACCTGTCGCGCGAGGTGAAGCTGCTGTCCTCGGTGCGAGTCATCCGCCACATCCACAGCAAGCGCCGGCCGCCGCTGCCCGGAAGCGGGACCGCGCCCGCGCCCGTGGGCATGCCGTATGGCGTGCTGGCGGTGGCCAGCTCCACGGGCGGCCCGCAGGTGCTCTTCCGCATGTTGTCCGAGCTGCCCGCGGACTTCCCCACGCCCATCGTCATCGTGCAGCACATCAACGCCGCCTTCTCCGAGTCGCTGGCGGGCTGGCTCGCCAACTCCTCGAAGCTCAAGGTGCGGCTGGCGCAGGATGGCGAGCAGCTGCTGCCCGGCAACGTGCTCATCGCTCCGCCCGGCCAGCACATGACCATTCCCTTCCGGGGCCGGGTGGCGCTCAAGCCGGGCGTGGAGCGCGATGGCCACATGCCCTCGGGCACGGTGCTGTTGGAGAGCGCCGCCAAGGCGTATGGGCGGCGCGCGCTGGGGCTCATCCTCACCGGCATGGGCGAGGACGGCGCGGACGGGCTGCTCGCCATCAAGCAGGGCGGGGGCCTGACGCTCGCGCAGAACGAGGAGTCGTGCGTGGTGTTCGGCATGCCGG